In Luteimonas viscosa, the following proteins share a genomic window:
- a CDS encoding NAD-dependent epimerase/dehydratase family protein: MRVILIGSSGRIGRAVFSALTRDHSVLGIDHSPFATTRIVGDFTDPAVVSRAMDGAEAVILTAALHAPHVGIVSDAEFERINVEGTARLIDATRASGVRRIVFTSTTALYGRAIVKGRCTWVDEDTPPQPESIYHRTKLAAENLLEDAATGGLAVRILRMSRCFPQTADVMAAYRLHRGIDARDVADAHRLALENDGDAFERYVVSGSTPFEPGDCDALATDPAAVIEQRVPALAGLFRTRGWHLPSAIDRVYAPRLAERRLVWKATYGFEEVVAQLDRRSLEVLPVGADVAERAE; this comes from the coding sequence GTGAGAGTCATCCTCATTGGCAGTTCCGGCCGCATCGGTCGTGCAGTATTCAGCGCGCTGACGCGCGACCACTCTGTTCTCGGGATCGACCATAGCCCGTTCGCCACCACCCGCATTGTCGGCGATTTCACCGACCCGGCAGTGGTCAGCCGCGCAATGGACGGCGCGGAAGCGGTGATCCTCACCGCCGCTCTCCATGCCCCTCACGTCGGCATCGTGTCGGACGCCGAGTTCGAGCGAATCAACGTAGAGGGCACCGCGCGCCTGATCGATGCGACGCGCGCAAGCGGCGTGCGCCGCATCGTCTTCACCAGCACGACAGCGCTTTATGGGCGCGCGATCGTGAAAGGACGTTGCACCTGGGTGGATGAGGACACCCCACCTCAGCCCGAAAGCATCTACCACCGGACCAAGCTTGCGGCCGAGAACCTGCTCGAGGACGCCGCGACAGGCGGCCTGGCCGTGCGCATCCTCCGCATGTCGCGTTGTTTTCCCCAGACCGCCGACGTCATGGCCGCCTATCGGTTGCATCGGGGCATCGATGCCCGGGACGTGGCTGACGCGCATCGTCTGGCCCTCGAGAATGACGGCGACGCGTTCGAGCGCTACGTTGTGTCGGGCAGCACGCCGTTCGAGCCAGGGGACTGCGATGCACTCGCGACTGACCCTGCCGCCGTCATCGAGCAACGCGTACCGGCCCTGGCGGGCCTCTTCCGCACTCGGGGCTGGCACCTGCCCAGTGCCATCGACAGGGTCTACGCTCCGCGATTGGCCGAGCGCCGGCTCGTTTGGAAGGCCACATACGGCTTCGAGGAGGTGGTGGCGCAGCTGGACCGCCGAAGCCTTGAGGTCTTGCCTGTCGGGGCGGACGTTGCTGAGCGTGCGGAATGA
- a CDS encoding FG-GAP repeat domain-containing protein — protein sequence MPAAPDLHALDAIFVDVDGDGDLDVVLAVEHGENRLYLNDGAGRLTWKRGALGIAEYDTEHVLSADFNADGYPDLIFVAEDDRSHQFFLGGRGGEFSEVTDRLPALSEGNGLAVGDVNGDGFPDIVIGNSGSESGQNFLWLNDPEQPGHFIDATATHLPAVEDDTQDIVLVDLDGDDDLDMLVANETPPSRLLLNDGRGRFSDASERLDLIAPFETRQMHVFDANGSGFPDILMLNLTSNNQDWDKDPQVRLLINDGQGRFIDETVDRIPFNTFSTWGGTIVDFNHDAAPDIIVGPIQVPGFVPLQVRAYANDGNGRFSDVTPAVIPEETVGRSWGMAVGDLDGDGVDDIFIGGWGTQARLLLSRPRP from the coding sequence GTGCCCGCCGCCCCCGATCTCCACGCGCTGGACGCCATCTTCGTGGACGTAGATGGCGACGGTGACCTGGATGTGGTGCTGGCGGTCGAACACGGCGAGAACCGCCTCTATCTCAACGACGGCGCGGGGCGGCTGACGTGGAAGCGCGGTGCGCTCGGAATCGCCGAGTACGACACCGAGCACGTGCTCAGCGCCGATTTCAACGCCGACGGATACCCGGACCTGATCTTCGTGGCCGAAGACGACAGGTCGCACCAGTTCTTCCTGGGAGGTCGCGGCGGCGAATTCTCTGAAGTCACCGATCGCCTCCCGGCGCTGAGCGAGGGCAACGGGTTGGCGGTCGGCGACGTGAACGGTGACGGCTTCCCCGACATCGTGATAGGCAATTCTGGATCCGAGTCTGGACAGAATTTCCTCTGGCTCAACGATCCGGAGCAGCCGGGGCATTTCATCGACGCAACCGCGACACATCTTCCGGCCGTAGAGGACGACACCCAGGACATCGTTCTCGTGGACCTGGACGGTGACGACGACCTGGACATGCTGGTAGCCAACGAGACTCCGCCGAGCAGGCTTCTGCTCAACGATGGTCGAGGCAGGTTTTCGGATGCTTCAGAGCGGCTGGACCTCATTGCGCCTTTCGAAACACGGCAGATGCACGTGTTCGATGCCAACGGGAGCGGATTCCCGGACATTCTCATGCTCAACCTGACCAGCAACAACCAGGACTGGGACAAGGATCCTCAGGTGCGCCTGCTGATCAATGACGGCCAGGGCCGCTTCATCGATGAGACCGTGGACCGGATACCCTTCAACACGTTCTCGACCTGGGGCGGCACGATCGTGGATTTCAACCATGACGCCGCGCCGGACATCATTGTCGGACCCATCCAGGTCCCGGGTTTCGTGCCGTTGCAGGTCCGCGCCTATGCCAACGACGGCAATGGCCGCTTTTCCGACGTCACGCCCGCAGTCATTCCAGAGGAGACCGTTGGCAGAAGCTGGGGCATGGCTGTCGGCGATCTGGATGGCGACGGTGTGGATGACATCTTCATCGGCGGCTGGGGCACGCAGGCGAGACTGCTCTTGAGCCGGCCAAGGCCATGA
- a CDS encoding cysteine hydrolase family protein: MARPHAPVALLIVDMVNLLDFPDADRMAPSAIAAARRIKVLRERFHGRDWPVVFANDNFARWRSDFRELVALAAHGEGAPREIAELLAPDPRDYFILKPKHSAFLATPLPVLLGKLGVRRLLLTGMALESCILATAADANAREFEVAIVRDAVAGLPALRRSALEALSGSGTARLVDSRGALRWAAAGD, encoded by the coding sequence ATGGCCCGGCCGCACGCGCCTGTCGCGCTCCTGATCGTCGACATGGTGAACCTGCTGGACTTCCCGGACGCGGATCGCATGGCGCCCTCGGCGATCGCGGCCGCGCGCAGGATCAAGGTCCTGCGCGAGCGCTTCCATGGGCGCGACTGGCCCGTTGTGTTCGCCAACGACAATTTCGCCCGGTGGCGGTCGGACTTCCGTGAACTGGTGGCGCTTGCGGCCCATGGCGAGGGCGCACCGCGGGAGATCGCGGAGCTGCTGGCGCCGGATCCGCGGGACTATTTCATCCTCAAGCCCAAGCATTCCGCGTTCCTGGCCACGCCCTTGCCGGTGCTGCTCGGGAAGCTCGGCGTTCGCCGCCTGCTGCTGACCGGAATGGCGCTGGAGAGCTGCATCCTCGCCACCGCCGCCGATGCCAATGCGCGCGAATTCGAGGTTGCGATCGTGCGCGACGCGGTCGCCGGCTTGCCCGCGTTGCGCCGAAGCGCGCTCGAGGCGCTGTCGGGCTCGGGGACGGCGCGACTGGTCGACAGTCGTGGAGCGCTGCGCTGGGCGGCGGCCGGCGACTGA
- a CDS encoding M15 family metallopeptidase, whose product MQPRDLRLAGIALATLLCVACASSTPPTATDTTADLATPGSVGMVDIRELVPDIDADIRYAGDDNFTGTRVDGYDAAKCYLLRPAAEALARLERELRPQGLRLRIFDCYRPERAVRQFVRWAADPRDQRTKAAYYPALEKGSLVPGYIADRSGHSKGATIDLTLLRCEDASPARCEALDMGTPFDFFDPRANTDHPHLDDAQRANRTRLRDAMARHGFENYPMEWWHYTFRLQPPPDTFHDVPIR is encoded by the coding sequence GTGCAACCCCGTGACCTGCGACTGGCGGGAATCGCGCTGGCGACGCTGCTCTGCGTCGCCTGCGCGTCCTCGACGCCCCCGACTGCCACGGATACGACGGCTGACCTGGCGACACCCGGGTCCGTGGGCATGGTCGACATCCGCGAACTGGTGCCGGACATCGACGCCGACATCCGCTACGCCGGCGACGACAACTTCACCGGTACGCGCGTGGATGGCTACGACGCGGCGAAGTGCTACCTGCTGCGTCCCGCGGCCGAGGCCCTGGCCAGGCTGGAACGCGAGCTCCGACCGCAGGGACTGCGGCTGCGCATCTTCGATTGCTACCGCCCGGAACGCGCGGTGCGCCAGTTCGTGCGCTGGGCCGCCGATCCGCGCGACCAGCGCACCAAGGCGGCCTACTATCCGGCGCTGGAGAAGGGGAGCCTGGTGCCCGGCTACATCGCCGATCGATCCGGCCACAGCAAGGGGGCGACGATCGACCTCACGCTGCTGCGCTGCGAGGACGCGTCGCCGGCGCGCTGCGAGGCGCTCGACATGGGTACGCCCTTCGATTTCTTCGATCCGCGCGCGAACACCGACCATCCGCATCTGGACGACGCGCAGCGGGCCAACCGCACACGGCTGCGCGACGCCATGGCCCGCCATGGTTTCGAGAACTATCCGATGGAATGGTGGCACTACACCTTCCGGCTGCAACCGCCGCCGGACACCTTCCACGACGTGCCGATCCGCTGA
- a CDS encoding serine hydrolase, whose product MPIRNGSRAAGFLCGLVALASGFASAPSTASGPAPIDATAFDTAFDDAFERYRPPGLAVGIVVDGEVVFSRTRGELVAGGGEGIDGDTLFKIASNSKAMTTALLARLVDQGRLDWSDPVVKHLPDFRMHDDWVTREIQVRDLLIHNSGLGAGAGDLMLWPEPNLFTREDVIRGLRHLRPVYSFRSRYAYDNTLYIVAGEVAAAAGGAPYDVLVRRELFGPLGMDRCQVGEWRRDAVGNIAQPHMRGEGGEPVAIREDGEVVADVPMMAAGGIRCSLGDMLAWTRMWLQPGRFGLDAEGRPWLSARQREEMWKTHMPMPLSQRMRDWDDSHFSAYGYGWRLTDVDGTWKVSHTGTLSGMYSALTLLPQLDAGFVILVNGNADELRTVLTQVLVKRFTRPGDASLTVAHYAALLAAERESRPQDASRVAARTRRAATPAEVATFAGRYLDPWFGEVSICAEGEGVAFRSARSPKLSGAVMRSDTRLLVDWYDPDVDAEAWLAFESHTAGPDRLTMAKVDPDADFSYDYEDLAFERIGDCATP is encoded by the coding sequence ATGCCGATCCGGAACGGATCGCGTGCAGCGGGCTTTCTTTGCGGACTCGTCGCGCTGGCTTCCGGCTTCGCGAGCGCGCCGTCGACGGCGTCCGGCCCCGCCCCGATCGATGCGACGGCGTTCGACACGGCGTTCGACGACGCCTTCGAACGCTACCGCCCGCCGGGCCTCGCCGTCGGCATCGTCGTCGACGGCGAGGTGGTGTTCTCCCGTACCCGCGGCGAACTCGTCGCCGGGGGAGGGGAGGGCATCGACGGCGATACCCTGTTCAAGATCGCGTCCAACAGCAAGGCGATGACGACCGCCCTGCTTGCGCGCCTGGTCGACCAGGGGCGGCTGGACTGGTCCGATCCGGTGGTGAAGCACCTGCCGGACTTCCGCATGCACGACGACTGGGTGACGCGCGAGATCCAGGTGCGCGACCTGCTGATCCACAACAGCGGCCTCGGCGCCGGGGCAGGGGACCTGATGCTGTGGCCCGAACCCAACCTGTTCACGCGCGAGGACGTGATCCGCGGCCTGCGCCACCTCCGGCCCGTCTACAGCTTCCGGTCGCGCTATGCCTACGACAACACGCTCTACATCGTCGCAGGCGAGGTGGCCGCCGCCGCGGGTGGCGCGCCGTACGACGTGCTGGTGCGGCGCGAACTGTTCGGGCCGCTCGGCATGGACCGCTGCCAGGTCGGCGAATGGCGCCGGGACGCGGTCGGCAACATCGCGCAGCCGCACATGCGCGGCGAAGGCGGCGAACCGGTCGCGATCCGCGAGGACGGGGAAGTCGTTGCCGACGTGCCGATGATGGCGGCCGGGGGCATCCGCTGCAGCCTCGGCGACATGCTGGCGTGGACGCGGATGTGGCTGCAACCCGGGCGTTTCGGCCTCGATGCGGAAGGCAGGCCCTGGCTGTCGGCCCGCCAGCGCGAGGAGATGTGGAAGACACACATGCCGATGCCGCTGTCGCAACGCATGCGTGACTGGGACGACAGCCATTTTTCCGCCTACGGCTACGGCTGGCGCCTCACCGATGTCGACGGCACCTGGAAGGTGTCGCACACCGGCACGCTCTCGGGCATGTACTCGGCGCTCACGCTGCTGCCGCAACTGGATGCCGGGTTCGTGATCCTGGTCAACGGCAATGCGGACGAACTGCGTACCGTGCTCACCCAGGTGCTGGTCAAGCGCTTCACCCGGCCGGGCGATGCCTCCCTCACCGTGGCCCATTACGCCGCACTGCTGGCGGCGGAACGCGAATCGCGCCCGCAGGATGCGTCGCGCGTTGCCGCGCGGACACGCCGCGCGGCAACCCCTGCGGAAGTCGCGACATTCGCAGGCCGCTATCTCGACCCATGGTTCGGCGAGGTTTCGATCTGCGCGGAAGGAGAGGGCGTGGCATTCCGGTCCGCCAGGTCGCCGAAGCTGAGCGGCGCGGTCATGCGCAGCGATACGCGGCTGCTGGTCGACTGGTACGACCCGGATGTCGACGCCGAAGCCTGGCTCGCGTTCGAGTCGCACACCGCCGGCCCCGACCGGCTGACGATGGCGAAGGTGGATCCCGATGCCGATTTCAGCTACGACTACGAAGACCTCGCCTTCGAACGGATCGGCGACTGTGCAACCCCGTGA
- a CDS encoding TonB-dependent receptor domain-containing protein gives MAAVRTRHLPAPGSVLAIAIAMALAGTAAAQEAPAAEPQGSEATRTLDRISVTGSRIKRTDIETALPVTVIQKEEIEAQGISSAEQLLMYMNVAGNGADNLSANAGIAPPDLRGNNGVSGANLRGQGADATLVLLNGRRVATHGLRGTAVDLNSIPFSAIDRVEILRDGASAVYGTDAIGGVINFITRADYQGAQASAFVDLTEDGGGNIYRTDFLIGGGDLDNDRWNAFASISAKKNDILRGNARDFSNAFQPERGLSPDTRGAPFATVFNQPGSMTAGGLVDPLDGQVVSNVNVLDLPGAQGCAAGGDMMGPFDHVLWNYGESNRYGCAWDYPAAAVILQPLETLQGIGRATFRISDTHQAYVEFMGSRTTANRIFEPNQITSSTLATATFNPSTWYPSTGESYDLVYDALADYFGEDQLTYGAPIAYRWRCLACGPREIETTTKAYRFLVGLDGMIGSWDYTLGLSRASSESESRLGTGYHYVEGLQYAFGSGLLNPFLMPGQEQSAAAMAALDAASAEGVVLYGGESIVTTFDAAFSGSIGSLPGGDLQVAVGVDLRREEFEFNGDRRAAADRPAIFNAPFDDANALPSVSRDVKAVFTEIHLPFFESLEVTLAGRYDHYTGFGGTANPKVSFKWQPLDALAFRGAYSTGFKVPEFSKLFSGATESQYPGADLADPATCPGGLADETIPGCEVIRPDQLTGGKADLKPETSHQRSLGVVIAPVDWFNMSLDWWSIERENTIRVPPVDWLVDYYEVFQDNWIRDASGEVVLIDRRFVNTGGTLMEGVEIDVNLQGELAGGNWRLNLNGSYIDSFQTKELETFDYSDNLVGEYVRYYNLPIKWKHTLGFIWSKGDWSHSLTQIFRDGYEDEVPNSVTAGTWIPPQWESDVDSYITYNYSVSFRGFENLGLTLGVKNLLDEDPPFTAHKNDYASGAGWEPRIADPRGRAYTLLVDYRFW, from the coding sequence ATGGCAGCAGTCCGCACGCGTCACCTTCCGGCACCTGGATCGGTACTGGCGATCGCCATCGCGATGGCATTGGCAGGGACCGCCGCGGCACAGGAAGCTCCGGCCGCGGAGCCGCAGGGAAGCGAGGCGACACGTACGCTCGACCGCATCAGCGTGACCGGCTCGCGCATCAAGCGCACGGACATCGAGACCGCCCTCCCGGTCACGGTCATCCAGAAGGAGGAGATCGAGGCGCAGGGCATCTCGTCGGCTGAGCAACTGCTGATGTACATGAACGTCGCCGGCAACGGCGCCGACAACCTTTCCGCCAACGCCGGCATCGCCCCTCCCGACCTGCGCGGCAACAACGGCGTGTCCGGCGCGAACCTGCGCGGGCAGGGTGCCGACGCCACCCTCGTGCTGCTCAACGGCCGTCGCGTAGCCACCCACGGCCTGCGCGGCACCGCGGTCGACCTGAACTCGATCCCGTTCTCGGCCATCGACCGGGTCGAGATCCTGCGCGACGGCGCATCCGCCGTCTACGGCACCGACGCGATCGGCGGCGTCATCAACTTCATCACCCGCGCGGACTACCAGGGAGCACAGGCTTCGGCCTTCGTGGATCTCACCGAGGACGGCGGCGGCAACATCTACCGCACCGACTTCCTGATCGGCGGCGGTGATCTGGACAACGACCGCTGGAACGCCTTCGCCAGCATCAGCGCCAAGAAGAACGACATCCTGCGCGGCAATGCCCGCGACTTCTCCAACGCCTTCCAGCCCGAGCGCGGACTGTCCCCCGACACGCGCGGCGCGCCGTTCGCCACGGTGTTCAACCAGCCCGGCTCGATGACCGCGGGCGGGCTGGTCGATCCCCTGGACGGGCAGGTCGTATCCAACGTCAACGTCCTCGACCTCCCGGGTGCGCAGGGTTGCGCGGCGGGCGGCGACATGATGGGACCGTTCGACCACGTGTTGTGGAACTACGGCGAATCCAACCGCTACGGCTGCGCCTGGGACTATCCCGCCGCGGCCGTGATCCTGCAGCCGCTCGAAACCCTGCAGGGTATCGGCCGGGCCACGTTCCGCATCAGCGACACGCACCAGGCCTACGTGGAGTTCATGGGATCGCGGACGACGGCGAACAGGATCTTCGAACCGAACCAGATCACGTCCTCGACCCTGGCGACGGCGACCTTCAATCCGTCGACCTGGTATCCGTCGACGGGCGAATCCTACGACCTGGTCTACGACGCGCTGGCCGACTATTTCGGCGAGGACCAGCTCACCTACGGCGCGCCCATCGCCTATCGCTGGCGCTGCCTCGCGTGCGGGCCGCGCGAGATCGAGACCACGACGAAGGCCTACCGCTTCCTGGTCGGGCTCGACGGGATGATCGGCAGCTGGGATTACACCCTCGGCCTCTCACGCGCATCGAGCGAGTCCGAGTCCCGGCTGGGAACCGGCTACCACTACGTCGAAGGCCTGCAGTACGCATTCGGCAGCGGACTGCTCAACCCCTTCCTGATGCCGGGCCAGGAGCAGAGTGCCGCAGCCATGGCGGCGCTGGATGCGGCCTCGGCCGAAGGCGTCGTGCTGTACGGCGGCGAGTCGATCGTCACCACGTTCGATGCCGCGTTCTCGGGCAGCATCGGCAGCCTGCCGGGCGGCGACCTGCAGGTGGCGGTGGGCGTGGACCTGCGCCGCGAGGAGTTCGAATTCAACGGCGATCGCCGTGCCGCGGCCGATCGTCCGGCGATCTTCAATGCGCCGTTCGACGATGCCAACGCGCTGCCGTCGGTGAGCCGCGACGTCAAGGCGGTCTTCACCGAGATCCACCTGCCGTTCTTCGAGAGCCTGGAAGTCACCCTGGCGGGACGCTACGACCACTACACGGGCTTCGGCGGCACCGCCAATCCGAAGGTCTCGTTCAAGTGGCAACCGCTCGACGCGCTGGCATTCCGCGGCGCCTACAGCACCGGCTTCAAGGTGCCCGAGTTCTCGAAGCTCTTCAGCGGCGCGACCGAAAGCCAGTACCCCGGCGCCGACCTCGCCGATCCGGCCACCTGCCCGGGCGGGCTCGCCGACGAGACCATCCCGGGCTGCGAAGTCATCCGCCCCGACCAGCTCACCGGCGGCAAGGCCGATCTCAAGCCGGAGACCTCGCACCAGAGGAGCCTCGGCGTGGTCATCGCGCCCGTCGACTGGTTCAACATGAGCCTGGACTGGTGGTCGATCGAACGCGAAAACACCATCCGGGTCCCGCCCGTGGATTGGCTGGTCGACTACTACGAGGTGTTCCAGGACAACTGGATCCGCGATGCCAGCGGCGAGGTGGTGCTGATCGACCGCCGCTTCGTGAATACGGGCGGCACGCTGATGGAGGGCGTCGAAATCGACGTGAACCTGCAGGGCGAGCTGGCCGGCGGCAACTGGCGGCTCAACCTCAATGGCAGCTACATCGACAGCTTCCAGACCAAGGAACTGGAGACCTTCGATTACTCGGACAACCTCGTCGGCGAGTACGTGCGCTACTACAACCTGCCGATCAAATGGAAGCACACGCTCGGCTTCATCTGGTCGAAGGGCGACTGGTCGCACAGCCTGACCCAGATCTTCCGCGACGGCTACGAGGACGAGGTGCCCAACAGCGTGACGGCCGGCACCTGGATCCCGCCGCAGTGGGAATCGGACGTCGACAGCTACATCACCTACAACTACAGCGTCAGCTTCCGCGGGTTCGAGAACCTCGGGCTGACACTCGGCGTCAAGAACCTGCTGGACGAGGATCCGCCGTTCACCGCGCACAAGAACGACTACGCGAGCGGTGCCGGCTGGGAACCGCGTATCGCCGATCCGCGCGGCCGTGCCTACACGCTGCTGGTGGATTACAGGTTCTGGTGA
- a CDS encoding TonB-dependent receptor: protein MKASHTTTFRRAALCIALGACIAATTPAVFAQSVTGAVAGRASAGDQITVTNANTGLTRSVAVGTDGVYRLSQLPVGDYTLTVTRDGQPVGEPIALNIGLGGTTNINLGGDGALVNLDAVQVVGSRVINRVDVYSTESATNIRREEIARLPVSQDLASVALLAPGVVSSGATFGGLTFGGSSVAENVVYINGLNVTDPYRRQGFSSVPFAFYDEFQIKTGGYSAEFGRSTGGVINAVTRSGGNEFKSGMEVTMEPSAWTWARQDRFHEDGTIDERDRRSRDESPLYKANVWASGPIVKDKLFFFAMYERIDSKPRDIDTTEAWYTDSSNDFWGAKLDWRINDNHLLELLAFSDKTDSATSAYAYDWDGTGLGDKTGESYSGSGGDNWSVTYTGHLTDNFVAKAMYGINERSATGGSPWDGDCSIVGRASTYTELFGPATMQEGCHPSNSSINSRFDEREAARLDFEWTLGDHLLRFGVDQETMDSNSSRIYPGDGVSYTVIGIAADEDDRELPNGASIPDGVTAYVDARRYITGAPVSTEAQAIYIEDTWSVTPSLLLNLGVRADKFHNKLASGATFARANFSDMIAPRVGFSWDMKQDGTTKLFGNAGRYYIPLTNKLTDYFGGGTTDEHAYYVLDGWDQRADPITGLPYLFPAIGEQLGPVNTDGNVPAPDDVRTAVARDLKQVYQDEYILGFQQAISSTWSWGVNATYREVSRAVEDARINHVEGCPWYSGDWPIINPGETNTLWCPTTEDWVTFDSSQDGYITLGSDIVMGYKKPKRTYKAVEFQLDRAWDGKWALNASYLWSKSEGNIEGPVNSDTGYADTNLVQYYDHPAVNERYGVLFNDFRHQIKLRGSYQLNEMWSFGATVSARSGGPITAFGVRWPDDNRSAGGPGEFSGGGSGWLCVSGCSDWTTRELVYTERGAFGRMPWVYNVGANVTWTLPVDDVDLKARLSVYNLLNRQTVINVHSRYESTPGNQMPYFGEGTVWQAPRHMQLVVTWNF, encoded by the coding sequence ATGAAGGCCAGCCATACGACGACGTTCCGCCGCGCCGCGCTGTGCATCGCACTGGGCGCATGCATCGCCGCCACCACGCCAGCGGTATTCGCGCAGAGCGTCACCGGCGCGGTGGCCGGCCGCGCCAGCGCGGGCGACCAGATCACGGTCACGAACGCCAATACCGGCCTGACCCGCTCGGTGGCTGTGGGCACAGACGGTGTCTATCGCCTGAGCCAGCTGCCGGTCGGCGACTACACGCTCACGGTGACGCGCGACGGACAGCCCGTCGGCGAGCCGATCGCGCTCAACATCGGATTGGGTGGAACCACCAATATCAACCTCGGCGGCGACGGCGCGCTGGTCAACCTGGACGCAGTCCAGGTTGTCGGTTCGCGGGTGATCAACCGGGTCGACGTGTACTCGACCGAATCGGCGACCAACATCAGGCGCGAAGAGATCGCGCGCCTGCCGGTCAGCCAGGACCTGGCCTCCGTCGCGCTGCTGGCGCCGGGCGTGGTGTCCTCGGGTGCGACGTTCGGCGGACTCACGTTCGGTGGCTCCTCTGTCGCCGAGAACGTCGTCTACATCAACGGCCTGAACGTGACCGACCCCTACCGGCGCCAGGGCTTCTCGTCCGTGCCGTTCGCGTTCTACGACGAGTTCCAGATCAAGACCGGGGGCTATTCCGCGGAGTTCGGGCGCAGCACTGGTGGTGTCATCAACGCGGTTACCCGCTCCGGCGGCAACGAGTTCAAGAGCGGAATGGAAGTCACCATGGAACCGTCCGCCTGGACCTGGGCAAGGCAGGACCGCTTCCACGAGGACGGGACCATCGACGAGCGCGACCGCCGCAGCCGCGATGAAAGCCCGCTGTACAAGGCGAACGTGTGGGCCTCCGGCCCGATCGTGAAGGACAAGCTGTTCTTCTTCGCGATGTACGAGCGGATCGACAGCAAGCCGAGGGACATCGACACCACCGAAGCCTGGTACACGGACAGCAGCAACGACTTCTGGGGCGCCAAGCTCGACTGGCGGATCAACGACAACCACCTGCTGGAACTCCTGGCGTTCTCCGACAAGACCGATTCGGCGACCAGCGCTTACGCATACGACTGGGACGGGACCGGGCTGGGCGACAAGACCGGAGAGAGCTATTCCGGATCGGGCGGCGACAACTGGTCGGTCACCTATACCGGTCATCTCACCGACAACTTCGTCGCCAAGGCCATGTACGGCATCAACGAGCGCAGTGCCACCGGCGGCAGCCCCTGGGACGGAGACTGCAGTATCGTCGGACGCGCCAGCACCTATACCGAGCTGTTCGGCCCGGCGACGATGCAGGAAGGGTGCCATCCCTCGAACAGCAGCATCAACAGTCGCTTCGACGAACGCGAGGCGGCACGGCTCGACTTCGAGTGGACGCTCGGCGACCACCTGCTGCGTTTCGGCGTCGACCAGGAGACGATGGATTCGAACAGCTCGCGGATCTATCCCGGCGACGGGGTCAGCTACACCGTCATCGGCATCGCCGCCGACGAGGACGACCGCGAACTGCCCAATGGCGCGAGTATCCCGGACGGCGTGACGGCCTACGTCGACGCCCGGCGCTACATCACCGGCGCGCCGGTCAGCACCGAGGCGCAGGCGATCTACATCGAGGACACCTGGAGCGTCACCCCGAGCCTGCTGCTGAACCTCGGCGTCCGCGCCGACAAGTTCCACAACAAGCTCGCATCGGGCGCGACCTTCGCCCGGGCCAACTTCTCGGACATGATCGCGCCACGCGTCGGTTTCAGCTGGGACATGAAGCAGGACGGCACCACCAAGCTGTTCGGCAACGCAGGCCGCTACTACATCCCGCTGACCAACAAGCTCACGGACTACTTCGGCGGCGGCACCACCGACGAGCACGCCTATTACGTCCTCGACGGATGGGACCAGCGCGCCGATCCGATCACCGGCCTGCCATACCTGTTCCCGGCGATCGGCGAGCAGCTCGGCCCGGTCAACACCGACGGCAACGTCCCCGCCCCCGACGACGTCCGTACGGCCGTCGCCCGCGACCTCAAGCAGGTGTACCAGGACGAGTACATCCTCGGCTTCCAGCAGGCCATCAGCAGTACCTGGTCGTGGGGCGTGAACGCGACCTACCGCGAGGTGAGCCGGGCGGTGGAGGACGCACGCATCAACCACGTGGAAGGCTGCCCCTGGTATTCGGGCGATTGGCCGATCATCAATCCCGGCGAGACCAATACGCTGTGGTGCCCGACCACCGAGGACTGGGTCACGTTCGACAGCTCGCAGGACGGTTACATCACTCTCGGCAGCGACATCGTCATGGGCTACAAGAAACCCAAGCGCACCTACAAGGCGGTGGAGTTCCAGCTCGACCGCGCCTGGGACGGCAAATGGGCGCTCAATGCCAGCTACCTGTGGTCCAAGTCCGAGGGCAACATCGAAGGCCCGGTGAACTCGGACACCGGGTACGCGGACACCAACCTGGTGCAGTACTACGACCATCCGGCCGTCAACGAGCGCTACGGCGTGCTGTTCAACGATTTCCGGCACCAGATCAAGCTGCGCGGCAGCTATCAGCTCAACGAGATGTGGAGCTTCGGCGCGACGGTATCGGCACGCTCCGGCGGGCCGATCACGGCGTTCGGCGTGCGTTGGCCCGACGACAACCGCAGCGCGGGCGGCCCGGGCGAGTTCAGCGGCGGCGGCTCCGGCTGGTTGTGCGTCTCGGGCTGCAGCGACTGGACCACGCGCGAACTGGTATACACCGAGCGCGGCGCGTTCGGGCGGATGCCGTGGGTGTACAACGTGGGCGCCAACGTCACCTGGACATTGCCGGTGGACGATGTCGACCTGAAGGCGCGGCTGTCGGTCTACAACCTCCTCAACAGACAGACCGTGATCAACGTGCACTCGCGTTACGAGAGCACTCCCGGCAACCAGATGCCCTATTTCGGCGAGGGCACGGTGTGGCAGGCACCGCGCCACATGCAGCTCGTCGTGACCTGGAACTTCTGA